In the genome of Coraliomargarita algicola, one region contains:
- a CDS encoding DUF6250 domain-containing protein → MSYAKNDSQPLQSVEPVVVGYGVDAFTIGELLYETDFKNSQEWEVQIQASDSPMEPRVVFDQGMLDIYMPVRGSTVWLKHKFEGPIAIVYQVRCPEDTLSFPEVQARDINNFWHASDPEVADGLFDASRYDGAFRSYHKLHGYYASTGGGGATGNQTTRFRRYPRQDVKGNDVQHIALNDRDGQADYLISPGKWHTVQLVAAEGIVQYLMDGRVFYEMKPGDLVSLERGTDPVIEKAYTLDQFPAHTAGYFGFRLVRSHHQYTDFKVYRLNAK, encoded by the coding sequence ATGTCTTATGCAAAAAATGATTCGCAGCCACTTCAATCGGTAGAGCCAGTTGTGGTCGGCTATGGTGTGGATGCATTTACCATCGGGGAATTGCTATACGAAACTGATTTTAAAAATTCTCAGGAATGGGAAGTGCAGATACAAGCGAGTGACTCGCCGATGGAGCCGCGGGTTGTTTTTGATCAGGGGATGCTCGACATCTATATGCCAGTGCGGGGAAGCACCGTCTGGCTAAAGCATAAGTTTGAGGGGCCGATCGCAATAGTCTATCAAGTCAGATGCCCCGAAGACACGCTATCCTTTCCGGAGGTTCAGGCGCGCGATATCAATAACTTCTGGCATGCCAGCGATCCCGAAGTCGCGGATGGTCTTTTCGATGCGTCTCGTTATGATGGAGCCTTTCGCAGTTATCATAAGTTACATGGATATTATGCCAGCACTGGTGGTGGGGGCGCGACAGGGAATCAAACCACACGCTTTCGGCGTTATCCACGGCAAGATGTTAAGGGGAATGATGTTCAGCATATTGCGCTAAACGATCGTGATGGGCAGGCAGATTATTTGATTTCACCCGGCAAATGGCACACGGTGCAACTTGTTGCGGCAGAAGGCATCGTGCAGTATTTGATGGACGGTCGAGTTTTCTACGAAATGAAGCCGGGAGATCTGGTTTCGTTGGAGCGGGGCACAGATCCAGTCATCGAGAAAGCCTATACGCTGGATCAATTTCCTGCGCATACAGCAGGGTATTTTGGATTTCGCTTAGTCCGCTCTCATCATCAATATACCGATTTTAAGGTCTATCGACTGAATGCTAAGTAG
- the aroA gene encoding 3-phosphoshikimate 1-carboxyvinyltransferase: protein MSDPLPIQPLTQALDARIELPGSKSITNRALILAALANGTTRLEGALFSRDTRIMLAALETLGFQVSADEAAHTITVRGEGGSIPVKEAELHIGNAGTAARFLTAFLALAEGGSYKLDGDPAMRERPMAGLLDALVALDAAEFEFHGEAGHFPFTLKAKGYRGGSVEVDASSSSQILSALLLSAPAGSAPTTLSCPNVRPFYVAITLKLREAFGAQALEADDAGSYTLEPTQYNSPGSYAIEPDLSAASYFLALTLIQGGTLKIPKVGNDPLQGDAHFVDVLSHHGLRVDAENNEWTVACADPRDIQRGHREIDFNTISDTFLTYAAIAPLLGGSVRICGIGHTRLQETDRIAGMAAELSKLGQLVKEEPEALTVSIKPNELRARALKARNEGKLLTIDTYEDHRFAMSFGILGSFDLLEDGQPWLAINDPACCGKTFPDFFEALTAIRTAKA, encoded by the coding sequence ATGTCCGATCCTTTACCTATCCAGCCTCTCACCCAAGCACTCGATGCCCGTATCGAATTACCCGGGTCCAAGAGCATCACCAACCGTGCACTGATCCTCGCCGCACTGGCAAACGGCACCACCCGCCTCGAAGGCGCACTCTTCAGCCGCGATACCCGTATCATGCTAGCCGCGCTGGAGACACTCGGCTTCCAAGTCAGCGCCGACGAAGCGGCCCACACCATTACCGTACGCGGCGAAGGCGGCTCCATCCCCGTCAAAGAAGCGGAGCTCCACATTGGCAATGCTGGCACGGCGGCACGCTTTCTCACTGCCTTTCTCGCACTCGCCGAAGGCGGCAGCTACAAGCTCGACGGCGACCCCGCCATGCGCGAGCGCCCCATGGCGGGCCTGCTCGACGCACTGGTCGCGCTCGACGCTGCAGAATTTGAATTTCACGGTGAAGCGGGCCATTTCCCTTTCACCCTCAAAGCCAAGGGCTATCGCGGTGGCTCGGTCGAGGTCGACGCCAGCAGCAGCAGTCAAATCCTATCCGCACTGCTCCTCTCCGCCCCCGCTGGCAGCGCCCCCACCACGCTCAGCTGCCCCAACGTGCGCCCCTTCTATGTCGCGATCACACTCAAACTGCGTGAAGCCTTCGGCGCCCAAGCTCTCGAAGCCGACGATGCCGGCAGCTACACCCTGGAGCCTACTCAATACAACAGCCCCGGCAGCTACGCCATCGAGCCCGATCTCTCCGCAGCCAGCTACTTTCTGGCACTCACTCTAATCCAAGGCGGCACACTCAAAATCCCCAAAGTCGGCAACGATCCGCTGCAAGGCGATGCCCACTTCGTAGACGTGCTCAGTCATCACGGCTTACGCGTGGATGCCGAGAACAACGAATGGACCGTCGCCTGCGCCGATCCGCGCGACATCCAGCGTGGCCACCGCGAGATCGACTTCAACACCATCTCCGACACCTTTCTGACCTACGCGGCGATCGCTCCCCTACTCGGCGGCTCCGTGCGCATCTGCGGCATCGGGCACACCCGCCTACAAGAGACCGACCGCATCGCCGGCATGGCTGCGGAGCTCTCCAAGCTGGGGCAACTCGTCAAAGAAGAGCCCGAGGCCCTCACCGTATCGATCAAGCCCAACGAACTACGCGCCCGCGCACTCAAGGCCCGCAACGAGGGCAAACTGCTGACCATAGACACCTACGAGGACCACCGCTTCGCGATGAGTTTCGGCATCCTCGGCAGTTTCGACCTACTCGAAGACGGCCAGCCCTGGCTGGCGATCAACGATCCCGCCTGCTGCGGTAAAACCTTCCCCGATTTCTTCGAGGCGCTGACAGCCATTCGCACAGCAAAAGCATAG
- a CDS encoding prephenate dehydrogenase has protein sequence MFQQITILGPGLLGASLALALKEGGLCQRVHAWSRRAETRAQALESEWCDAVFDQPKDACTGSELVVICTPVETIVPLLEQVAPSLATHTLVTDVGSTKSIICREARGTGVNFIGSHPMAGSERTGMAHARADLFNGAACIVTPLDDAADTDIARLHQLWQAIGMQVTTCSPEQHDEIVAHVSHLPHLLASSLCSYLASKNPDWKPLSGGGLRDSTRVAAGDPILWKQILEQNREEVLRAIDGFENELHALKTNLLDQNSSALIAQLERGKKFRDSL, from the coding sequence ATGTTTCAACAAATCACCATACTTGGACCGGGCCTACTAGGCGCATCGCTGGCGCTCGCACTCAAAGAGGGCGGCCTTTGCCAGCGTGTGCATGCATGGTCGCGCCGCGCAGAAACACGCGCTCAAGCACTTGAGTCAGAGTGGTGCGACGCCGTCTTCGACCAGCCAAAGGACGCCTGCACAGGCAGCGAACTAGTCGTCATCTGCACCCCCGTCGAAACGATCGTCCCCTTGCTGGAACAAGTCGCGCCGTCCTTAGCCACCCACACACTCGTCACCGATGTGGGCAGCACCAAAAGTATCATCTGCCGCGAAGCACGCGGCACCGGCGTCAACTTCATCGGTTCCCACCCCATGGCTGGCTCCGAACGCACGGGCATGGCACACGCCCGCGCCGACCTTTTTAACGGGGCGGCCTGCATCGTCACTCCGCTGGATGACGCTGCAGATACAGATATCGCACGCCTACACCAGCTTTGGCAAGCGATCGGTATGCAGGTCACGACTTGCAGCCCCGAACAACACGACGAAATCGTAGCTCACGTCAGCCACCTGCCCCACCTGCTGGCATCCAGTCTCTGCAGCTATTTGGCCAGCAAAAATCCCGACTGGAAACCACTGAGCGGAGGCGGCCTACGCGACAGCACCCGTGTCGCCGCTGGCGATCCCATTCTCTGGAAACAAATCCTAGAGCAAAACCGCGAGGAAGTCTTACGCGCCATCGATGGCTTCGAAAACGAACTTCACGCCCTCAAGACTAACCTACTCGATCAAAACTCGTCCGCTCTCATCGCCCAGCTTGAGCGTGGAAAAAAATTCCGCGACAGTCTCTAA
- a CDS encoding SUMF1/EgtB/PvdO family nonheme iron enzyme, whose translation MANFKKSSHRHLPHASSGIKKFVIGLLIVVLALAILAGFWFLSQLGPKDVDYRDLNYSVEVPESVKALQEESLALESQFEDILALRDAGPEDILLLKGALTKQEAYLSQISRVDSEGQKRLVNLKERYHNLAAEPMRLESLDLEREAEALVAEEDYENARVKFREAYQKQRQINETFPLSSAYNVGRATRLERQARYLMAVPLLQRSIALEEEADLFIERQEWGPAEERLQQAMALQDQLNREYRGTNQSSVARLERLRIKLVGIRSGQSYVEVQRVAQLADERRAANENLEAAALYLEASRLQRQLNDAYRDSPYASSERVSEYQRKSQTAESFELGLAIERNHDLMQKLLAERRTYEAAEVIAALRRDIKQMEEAFPRSSLNDEDLQLKVRYLNLVQNDLGFIQDRIYDALLPIPEVEGWRMLRTEVPQALYSLIMGTNPSRNKGDVRPVDSVSWVEAKNFCERLSWILGESVRLPTENEFRQALGALRYVVLEDHVWSVSDAEGVPQSVATKAAFASGFYDLLGNVSEWLESINRFDTEDARHIGGHAQDRLESIFTVPIREAPRGERNRLTGFRVVVKVD comes from the coding sequence ATGGCAAATTTTAAGAAGTCTTCTCATCGACATCTCCCTCATGCATCGAGTGGCATCAAAAAGTTCGTTATCGGACTGCTGATCGTCGTGCTTGCGCTCGCGATTTTAGCTGGTTTCTGGTTTTTAAGCCAGTTGGGCCCCAAGGATGTCGATTATCGTGATCTGAACTACAGTGTAGAGGTGCCTGAATCTGTGAAGGCCTTGCAGGAAGAGAGTCTTGCGTTGGAGTCACAGTTCGAAGACATACTGGCACTGCGTGATGCGGGGCCAGAGGATATTTTGTTGTTAAAAGGAGCGCTGACAAAGCAGGAAGCCTATCTCTCGCAGATTTCGAGGGTCGATTCGGAGGGGCAGAAGCGCTTGGTGAATTTGAAAGAGCGCTATCATAATCTGGCGGCTGAGCCAATGCGTTTAGAAAGTTTGGACTTGGAGCGTGAGGCGGAGGCCTTGGTCGCCGAGGAGGATTACGAAAATGCGCGCGTTAAATTCCGAGAGGCTTATCAAAAGCAACGTCAAATTAATGAGACTTTTCCTTTAAGTTCGGCTTATAACGTGGGCCGTGCGACGCGATTGGAACGGCAGGCACGTTATCTGATGGCGGTGCCTCTGTTGCAGCGTAGTATTGCGCTGGAGGAAGAAGCGGACCTCTTTATCGAGAGACAGGAGTGGGGGCCGGCAGAAGAGCGTTTGCAGCAAGCGATGGCGCTGCAGGATCAGTTGAACCGGGAATATCGTGGCACCAATCAGTCTAGTGTGGCGCGACTTGAGCGCTTGCGTATCAAGCTGGTAGGCATCCGTTCCGGCCAGAGCTATGTGGAAGTGCAGCGTGTCGCCCAGCTTGCGGATGAACGGCGTGCCGCGAATGAAAATCTAGAGGCGGCCGCGCTCTATCTGGAAGCGTCGCGATTGCAGCGTCAGCTCAATGATGCCTATCGCGACAGTCCTTATGCTTCATCGGAGCGTGTTTCCGAGTATCAACGCAAGAGCCAGACGGCCGAGAGTTTTGAGCTTGGTCTGGCGATCGAGCGTAACCACGACCTGATGCAAAAATTGCTGGCAGAGCGGCGCACCTACGAGGCGGCTGAAGTGATCGCAGCTTTGCGTCGTGATATTAAGCAGATGGAAGAAGCCTTTCCGCGTAGTTCACTCAATGATGAAGATCTGCAGTTGAAAGTCCGCTATTTAAATTTGGTTCAGAACGACTTGGGTTTTATTCAGGACCGTATTTATGATGCTTTACTGCCCATTCCTGAGGTTGAGGGCTGGCGAATGCTGCGCACGGAAGTGCCTCAGGCCTTGTATTCTCTGATTATGGGAACGAACCCCAGTCGTAATAAGGGGGATGTTCGCCCGGTGGATTCTGTTAGCTGGGTGGAGGCGAAAAATTTCTGTGAGCGACTCAGTTGGATTTTGGGGGAGTCAGTGCGCTTGCCGACGGAAAACGAGTTTCGCCAAGCTTTGGGTGCTTTGCGCTACGTGGTGTTGGAAGATCATGTTTGGAGTGTTTCTGATGCAGAGGGCGTGCCGCAATCGGTGGCAACAAAAGCAGCTTTCGCCAGTGGCTTTTATGATTTGTTGGGCAATGTCAGTGAGTGGCTAGAGTCGATCAATCGTTTTGATACAGAGGATGCACGCCACATCGGAGGCCATGCGCAGGATCGCCTGGAATCCATTTTCACTGTGCCCATTCGTGAGGCTCCACGTGGGGAACGCAATCGTCTGACAGGCTTCCGTGTCGTTGTAAAAGTTGATTAA
- a CDS encoding PIN/TRAM domain-containing protein gives MNKTIIIVRIFFLLVSVLGCVLLTYVTDGWSLMPVLFVGMSLAVLVILTDVLLEGFSLRGLSAITFGLAVGGLIAYLISSSPLFEPLEADPDLAETLFLSRLALYVITMYLATVVALRGRDEFNLVIPYVRFSPQNVESSVVVVDTSALIDGRIAAICESGWFGYAMVIPRFVLDELQTVADSSDTARKEKGRKGLEVLNRIRKMKHVDIRIHESAVPDREAVDSKLVYLAESMKAKLLTTDYNLAKLAEFHGVDWLNITSLVKSLNQEVSVGTRVNVELVRPGKDAGQAIGYLPDGSMLVVNNGRKWIGQEIRVEVDSVVPSSGGKMIFATHYPDVAELDR, from the coding sequence ATGAATAAAACGATTATAATTGTTAGAATATTTTTCCTTCTCGTCAGTGTGCTGGGCTGTGTGCTTTTGACCTATGTCACGGACGGTTGGAGTCTTATGCCTGTGCTTTTTGTGGGGATGAGTTTGGCAGTCTTGGTGATTCTGACGGATGTATTGTTAGAGGGCTTTTCTTTGCGTGGACTTTCGGCGATTACTTTCGGTCTCGCGGTGGGTGGATTGATTGCCTATTTGATTTCCAGTTCGCCGCTATTTGAACCTTTAGAGGCGGACCCTGATCTAGCGGAAACGCTTTTCCTGTCCCGTCTGGCGCTCTATGTTATAACGATGTATTTGGCGACTGTGGTGGCGCTGCGTGGGCGGGATGAGTTCAACCTTGTTATCCCTTATGTTCGTTTTAGTCCACAGAATGTAGAGTCTTCGGTGGTCGTGGTGGATACCAGTGCACTTATAGATGGGCGCATCGCTGCAATTTGTGAAAGCGGTTGGTTTGGCTATGCGATGGTTATTCCGCGTTTTGTTCTGGATGAGTTGCAGACGGTGGCTGACTCGAGTGATACGGCTCGTAAGGAGAAGGGGCGTAAGGGGCTGGAAGTGCTTAATCGTATCCGGAAGATGAAGCATGTTGATATTCGGATACATGAAAGTGCTGTGCCCGACCGCGAGGCTGTGGACTCGAAGTTGGTTTACCTCGCTGAATCGATGAAGGCCAAGTTACTGACTACGGATTACAATCTAGCTAAGCTAGCTGAGTTCCATGGGGTGGATTGGTTGAATATTACCTCTCTGGTGAAGTCTTTAAATCAAGAGGTTTCCGTTGGGACACGTGTGAATGTTGAACTGGTGCGCCCAGGGAAGGATGCGGGGCAGGCGATCGGTTATCTGCCGGATGGTTCGATGTTGGTGGTCAATAATGGTCGGAAATGGATTGGACAAGAGATCCGCGTGGAGGTGGATTCGGTAGTCCCCTCGTCTGGCGGAAAGATGATTTTTGCGACTCATTATCCGGATGTTGCGGAGCTTGATCGCTGA
- a CDS encoding prepilin-type N-terminal cleavage/methylation domain-containing protein → MNTQSKKGFTLVEIMIVVVIIGLLAAMAIPAFQKVRTTSQEKAITNNLRQLASGAEQYFLEEGVTTVSSSSLVADGGYVKAFSNVSGDGDSYTATITTALTELTADHPSGSGSISIAF, encoded by the coding sequence ATGAACACACAAAGCAAAAAGGGTTTCACCCTCGTCGAAATCATGATCGTGGTTGTTATCATCGGTCTTCTCGCTGCCATGGCGATTCCAGCTTTCCAAAAGGTTCGCACAACTTCACAAGAAAAAGCGATCACCAACAATCTTCGTCAGCTAGCTTCTGGTGCGGAACAGTACTTCCTTGAAGAAGGTGTCACTACTGTATCTAGCTCAAGCCTGGTTGCTGATGGTGGTTATGTTAAGGCCTTTTCTAATGTCTCCGGTGATGGTGACAGCTACACAGCTACGATCACTACAGCGTTAACTGAATTGACTGCGGATCATCCAAGTGGTTCAGGCAGCATCTCGATTGCTTTCTAA
- a CDS encoding glycosyltransferase family 39 protein: MNIGLLSRFDVIPWRRIVCAGMLALLSVALVCLLSADAMKWGVRYLGYYFVFVIVAASGYYAFRAWRQSGVIVQFAKKDLICGGLSVLVGAWVIFVHATLDYKIAMDDYLLAATAKSLHETREVSMVTLGNYWGDAFVSEAVEVDKRPWFYPFVVSVLYDVFGYSERIPFLLNAFTGVAFLCLVYVFGHWMGGRSAGVLSVLLWASLPLLSQNATGAGMEMLNLFMLQLLCVVSVVYLRAPGAALEALVSLTAVLLVYTRYESGLFVFPAAIVILLGWWRSGRIYMSWGVVLSSVALIAVALQTRMYSLNDAAWELMDGAVEPFAWGHLIANIPHALNFFLSCDMSLANSPLLGLLAVPAVLAFVFLLGQSLRFIGVAIRLAW, from the coding sequence ATGAATATAGGCTTATTGAGTCGTTTTGACGTGATTCCTTGGCGTCGAATTGTGTGCGCGGGAATGCTCGCGCTGCTTTCTGTGGCACTGGTCTGCTTGCTGTCGGCTGATGCCATGAAGTGGGGCGTTCGCTACCTTGGTTATTACTTTGTTTTCGTTATCGTGGCTGCTAGTGGCTACTACGCTTTTCGGGCATGGCGCCAAAGTGGAGTGATTGTGCAATTTGCGAAGAAGGATCTTATTTGTGGCGGCCTGAGTGTCTTGGTCGGCGCATGGGTTATTTTCGTGCATGCCACGCTCGACTATAAGATTGCGATGGATGACTACTTGCTCGCGGCGACTGCCAAAAGTCTGCATGAGACACGTGAGGTCAGTATGGTTACGCTAGGTAACTATTGGGGAGATGCTTTTGTGAGTGAAGCAGTCGAGGTGGATAAGCGGCCTTGGTTCTATCCCTTTGTTGTTTCAGTATTGTATGATGTATTCGGCTATTCAGAGCGTATCCCCTTCTTGTTGAATGCGTTTACTGGCGTCGCTTTTCTATGTTTGGTTTATGTTTTTGGTCATTGGATGGGCGGTCGCTCGGCGGGCGTTTTATCGGTGCTGCTTTGGGCATCGTTGCCATTGTTGTCTCAGAATGCGACTGGAGCGGGCATGGAAATGCTGAACTTGTTCATGCTGCAATTGCTCTGTGTAGTATCGGTTGTTTATCTGAGGGCTCCTGGTGCAGCGCTTGAAGCATTGGTATCGCTGACTGCGGTCTTGCTAGTTTATACTCGTTATGAGTCGGGATTGTTTGTTTTTCCAGCTGCGATTGTGATCCTTCTGGGCTGGTGGCGGAGTGGACGTATTTATATGAGTTGGGGGGTGGTGCTATCAAGTGTGGCCTTGATTGCTGTCGCGTTACAGACGCGTATGTATTCGTTAAATGATGCGGCCTGGGAGCTTATGGATGGGGCGGTGGAGCCGTTTGCATGGGGGCATCTCATTGCAAATATACCACATGCTCTGAATTTCTTTCTAAGCTGCGATATGAGTTTGGCCAACTCTCCCTTGTTGGGCTTGTTGGCCGTGCCCGCTGTGCTCGCTTTTGTATTTCTCTTAGGACAGAGCTTAAGGTTTATTGGCGTCGCAATCCGGCTGGCTTGGTGA
- a CDS encoding glycosyltransferase, producing MDKSKLREHFDWVAQNDARARRWQRGFHSQIKAYYQFHISEGKRVLEWGCGAGDLLASLKPAQGVGIDISPEMLKRADAQHAAENLEFRVGDLEDLEFEGTFDVIVLDYLVGYLPDVHASIAALRKYCHPRTRVHIMSLNHLWEPLLKIAPSLGMATPQPPSNWLSSSDLENILELNGFEVVSSGSEQMLPFRIPLLAPFFNSFLVRLPLLRHLGMSTTVVARFIVKPQIDGEISCSVVVPARNESGNIRAALERIPTLGTQTEVIFVEGNSVDDTWEVIQREVAAYEGPHRIQYLQQPGKGKWDAVFAGFAVAKGDVLVIQDGDLTAPPEDLPKFYEAIASGSCEFANGCRLVYPMETQAMRFLNLLGNKFFAAALSFVLGQPIKDSLCGTKMMLRSDYERLLKRIEVLGDFDPFGDFNLLFGSAMLDLRIRDILVRYRDRTYGDTNISRFRHGWILLRMTWFGLRKIRFFSLRER from the coding sequence ATGGATAAAAGTAAATTAAGAGAGCATTTCGACTGGGTGGCTCAGAATGATGCGCGAGCGCGTCGTTGGCAGCGTGGTTTTCATTCGCAGATTAAAGCCTACTATCAATTCCATATTTCAGAAGGTAAGCGCGTATTGGAGTGGGGCTGCGGCGCGGGTGATTTACTTGCGTCGCTAAAGCCAGCGCAAGGTGTGGGAATTGATATCAGTCCTGAAATGCTGAAGCGGGCAGATGCGCAGCATGCAGCGGAGAATTTGGAGTTTAGAGTTGGAGACTTGGAGGATCTAGAGTTTGAGGGCACGTTTGACGTGATTGTGTTGGATTATTTGGTCGGTTATTTGCCGGATGTGCATGCGAGCATCGCTGCGCTGCGTAAATACTGCCATCCCAGGACGCGTGTTCACATTATGTCTTTGAATCATTTGTGGGAGCCGCTCTTGAAAATTGCTCCGTCTTTAGGTATGGCAACGCCTCAACCTCCCAGTAATTGGCTGAGTTCCAGTGATCTGGAAAATATATTGGAGTTAAATGGTTTTGAAGTGGTGAGTTCCGGGAGTGAGCAAATGCTGCCATTCCGGATTCCGCTGTTGGCACCCTTTTTCAACAGCTTTTTAGTGCGACTGCCTCTGCTGCGTCATCTAGGCATGTCGACCACAGTCGTGGCCCGTTTCATTGTGAAGCCGCAGATTGATGGTGAGATCTCTTGTTCAGTTGTGGTGCCTGCGCGCAACGAATCGGGGAATATTCGAGCGGCACTGGAGCGTATCCCAACTTTGGGGACGCAGACGGAGGTGATCTTCGTGGAGGGCAATAGTGTCGACGATACTTGGGAGGTCATTCAGCGCGAAGTGGCGGCTTACGAGGGGCCGCATCGTATTCAATACCTGCAACAACCCGGCAAGGGGAAGTGGGACGCGGTGTTTGCAGGTTTTGCGGTGGCGAAGGGGGATGTGTTGGTCATTCAGGATGGTGATTTGACTGCGCCGCCCGAGGATTTGCCTAAGTTTTATGAAGCGATTGCTTCGGGCAGTTGTGAATTTGCCAATGGCTGTCGCTTGGTCTATCCGATGGAAACGCAAGCGATGCGTTTTTTGAATTTGCTGGGAAATAAATTCTTTGCAGCAGCACTCAGTTTTGTTTTGGGCCAGCCCATCAAGGATAGCCTGTGTGGCACTAAGATGATGCTGCGCTCGGATTATGAGCGCCTGCTCAAACGAATCGAAGTGCTGGGAGACTTTGATCCGTTCGGCGATTTTAATCTACTCTTCGGAAGTGCGATGCTGGATTTGAGGATTCGTGATATCTTGGTGCGTTATCGTGACCGGACCTATGGGGATACAAATATCTCTCGTTTCCGACACGGTTGGATCTTGCTGCGTATGACATGGTTCGGGCTGCGAAAAATCCGATTTTTCTCCTTACGCGAGAGGTAG
- a CDS encoding GAF domain-containing protein: MDDPANEQTAIDSLYRISSLVSDTEDPKTALRLILDEIIKVLKPSSASIALINPDTKGLELEASYGLPEDWSNLELALGQGITGWTALHGRALIVGDVRNEPRYISVRPSVRSEMAVPMEDQGMVIGVVNVDSEQTNAFGESALKILTLLTNEATRVVSRLWMIKQLRAKANQLESLVDMSQQLVGELDSDELMEALTRQARHLMDCHSSALFLLSPDGRELHLHSFINPSGPVDEKLSLPLEDSALGATIHRRKQIEVHDLAFTEENDSLRTIQREGLISMLASPIIFGEEVIGVIIAYTDQSHRFNNDEKNAFTTLAGVGAIAIQNARHYSRIFASEESMRRNEKLTTLGMLAAEIAHEIRNPLTVIKLLFDSLDLKFTQEDPRHTDVQVIGEKLNQLEEIVERVLSFGRTREGMHTRQDLSILVNDTLKLVRLKLHQQKITLEFEPPKKKILVAVNKGQMLQVMLNLVLNATQAMPDGGRIRIEATTDESCAHLTITDNGSGIPEAIQADIFESFLTDRPDGTGLGLSISKRILRDHRGNIELAHSSPEGTSFHFWLPLA, from the coding sequence ATGGACGACCCAGCAAACGAGCAAACCGCGATCGACTCGCTCTATCGCATCAGCAGCCTAGTATCGGATACGGAAGACCCTAAGACGGCCCTGCGCCTCATCTTGGATGAAATCATCAAGGTGCTCAAGCCCAGTAGCGCGTCCATTGCCTTAATCAACCCCGATACCAAGGGCTTAGAACTCGAAGCTTCCTACGGTCTCCCCGAGGACTGGAGCAATTTAGAACTCGCCCTGGGCCAAGGCATTACTGGCTGGACCGCCCTCCACGGCCGAGCGCTCATCGTAGGCGATGTACGAAATGAACCACGCTACATCTCCGTGCGCCCCAGTGTGCGCTCAGAAATGGCCGTGCCCATGGAAGACCAAGGCATGGTGATCGGAGTCGTCAACGTAGACAGCGAGCAAACCAACGCCTTTGGTGAATCCGCTCTCAAAATCCTCACTTTGCTCACAAATGAGGCCACCCGGGTCGTTTCACGTCTGTGGATGATCAAACAACTCCGAGCCAAGGCCAACCAGCTGGAATCTCTGGTCGACATGAGCCAGCAACTGGTCGGCGAGCTCGACAGTGATGAACTAATGGAAGCACTGACCCGGCAGGCGAGGCACTTAATGGACTGCCACAGTAGCGCCCTCTTTTTACTCAGTCCAGATGGCCGCGAACTGCACCTACACAGCTTTATAAATCCATCGGGCCCCGTTGATGAAAAACTATCCCTCCCACTGGAAGACAGTGCGCTAGGGGCCACAATTCATCGGCGCAAACAAATCGAAGTCCACGATCTCGCATTTACCGAAGAGAACGACTCCCTCCGCACGATCCAACGCGAAGGTCTCATTTCTATGCTGGCCTCCCCAATCATTTTCGGCGAAGAGGTCATCGGAGTCATCATCGCCTACACCGACCAATCGCATCGCTTCAACAACGACGAAAAAAACGCCTTCACCACACTCGCCGGGGTGGGTGCCATCGCGATCCAAAACGCACGCCACTACTCCCGCATTTTTGCCAGCGAAGAGTCGATGCGGCGCAATGAGAAACTCACGACCTTAGGCATGCTTGCAGCCGAAATCGCACACGAGATCCGCAACCCATTGACAGTCATAAAACTGCTATTCGACTCACTCGACCTCAAATTCACGCAAGAAGACCCACGCCATACAGATGTGCAAGTCATCGGAGAGAAGCTGAATCAACTGGAAGAAATCGTCGAACGGGTGCTCAGCTTTGGCCGCACCCGCGAGGGCATGCACACCCGCCAGGACCTCAGTATTTTGGTCAACGACACGCTCAAATTGGTCCGCCTAAAGCTCCATCAGCAAAAGATCACCCTAGAATTCGAACCGCCCAAAAAGAAAATACTAGTCGCCGTCAATAAAGGACAAATGTTGCAGGTCATGCTCAACTTGGTGCTCAACGCGACTCAAGCCATGCCTGATGGCGGTCGTATTCGAATCGAAGCCACCACCGACGAGAGCTGCGCTCACCTGACAATCACCGACAATGGCAGCGGCATCCCGGAGGCCATACAGGCCGACATCTTCGAATCCTTCCTGACTGACCGCCCAGACGGCACTGGCCTGGGCCTCTCCATCAGCAAACGCATCCTCCGCGACCACCGCGGCAATATTGAGCTCGCCCACTCCTCCCCCGAGGGCACCTCCTTCCACTTCTGGCTACCTCTCGCGTAA